Below is a window of Brachyspira pilosicoli DNA.
AATAGCACAAAGTGCTGTTGATATATTAGATAATTCTATTAGATATACCAATGATTATTTTTATAAAGTTTCTATGATAAATGGTTCACTAATTGTAAGAGAAAGCAGCGCTAAAATATAAATACTGTTATATAAAAAAACTATGATGTTTTTAATTTTATAAATAATTAATTTTAACTAAAAATATATATTACTCTTGAGCAGAGAGATATAATTTTTTCTATTGACAAACAGTTAAAATTAGTATATCATTCTAAATGAGATTAATTATTAATTATAAATAATTTCTTTATAAGAGGTTTGTAAAATATGAACAACACTAGAAACACAATACAAAAGCAGGTTATATTAAATGCTGTACGGGAATTAAAAAATCACCCTACATCAGAAGAGGTTTATAATTATATTAAACCAAACTTTCCTTCTATTAGTTTAGGAACAGTTTATAGAAATCTTAATTTGCTTTCTGAAAACAATGAGATACAAAAAATTTCTATAATAGACGATGCTGTGAGATTTGATCATATCACTAATGAACACTATCACTTTCAATGTGACAAATGCAAAAAGTTAATAGACATTAATTTGCCTTATAATAAAGATTTAGATGAAGCTGTTTCAAAAAAGTATAATGTAGAAATAGATAAACATGATATTGTATTTATAGGCATTTGCAACTCTTGCAAATCAGAATAATAATATATACAATAATTTTGCATTTTCCTAAAATTAATTATTATCAATTTTTTATTGTTTTATAGGCATTCTAATGCGCCTTAGAATAAGTACATTGGCTTTTGTTTATTACTAAAGGTATGCATAACTTTTGCAAAGCTTTAAATATAAAATAAACAAAATACTTGTTTTTTATCTTTAAAAAATATAGAATAAATTAATTATTTTCATTCAAAAGGAAACCCAATATGCCAGCTAATATACTTGATGTAAGAGAATTATCAAAAACAATAAGAGCAGAAATTAAAGAGAAGGTTGCTTTTTTAATTAAGAAGCCGCGCATTGATTTTGTTTATTTTGATGATGATAAATCTACAGAGTTATATTTTACTCATGCAAAGAAAATGGCCGAAAATGCTGGAATGATAGGCGAGCTTCATAAGTTAAATACAAACACAACAGAAAAAGATTTTATCACTCTAATAGAATATTTAAACGAAGAGAAAGATATTAGCGGTATAATGCTTCAAATGCCTTTGCCTAAGCATATAAGAAGAGAATTAGTTTACGAAACTATATCTACAAAAAAAGATATTGATGCAATAAGCAATTTAAATCTTGGTAGGATTTTAACTTCTAATGATGAATTAATTCCTTGCACTGTAAAGAGTGTGATGACAATACTTGAGCATTATAATGTTAAAATAGAAGGTGCTAATGCTGTAGTTGTTGGAAGGAGCGAGATAGTTGGAAAGCCTCTTGCTTTATCACTTTTAAATAAATCTGCTACTGTTACAATAGCTCATTCAAAAACTAAAGATTTAAAAAGTGTTTGTAAGAATGCTGATATATTATGCGTGTCTATTGGAAAGGCAGAGTTTATAGATGCTGAATATATAAAAGATAATGCTGTTGTTATAGATATAGGAATCAATGTTCTTGAAGATGGTTCTATTAAGGGAGATGTAAAGTTTGATGAGGCAGTTAATATTGCATCTATGATAACACCAGTACCTAATGGCGTTGGAAGTTTAACGACAACAATGCTTCTTTCAAACTTGCTTTATTTGCATACGAAGTATAATAATAATTAAATTTATTGAAAAATAAAGTTATATTTTTTTATATCTGGGGCTTTGCCCCCTGCGAAGCGTACCCGTAGGGTAAGACCCCACTTCTTTTGCGACCGAAGGAAGTGCCCTTGCGGCGTGCCACAAAGAAGCAAAAAGGCTATTTTTAGCTAAAAAAATATATATTTTATTATACGTTTAAAATATAAATAGGTGGAATTTAGTATTAATTTTTTATTTGCACTTTTTGGTTCTTTTTGCGTCGGGAAAAAGAACAAGAAAAAAATTACAAACTTAAAAATTTTTACCATATAGTAACAAGCAATTTATACAATATAGGAAGCAGTACAACCGTTAAAGCTCCAGCTATACCTATAGCAAGCCCAGACATAGCTCCTTCAGTCTCTCCCATCTCTATAGCCTTACTAGTTCCCACAGCATGCGATGCAGTGCCTATTGAAATGCCCTTAGCTAAAGGCGATTTTATTCTAAATATTTTGAATACTATAGGAGCAATTATAGCACCAGCCACACCAGATATTACAACAGCAAGCACAGTAATAGATTTTACACCGCCTATACTATCAGCCACATCAACAGCTATTGCAGTAGTTATTGATTTTGGAAGAAGTGATAAAAGTATATTTTCTGATACTCCCATAACTTTTGCAGTGAAATATATTCCAACTATTCCAATGGCACTTCCTATTGCAATGCTAAAAAGTATTACTAACAAATTCGCTTTTAATATTGGAAGGTTTCTATATATTGGGAGAGCTAATACAACAGTAGCAGGTCCCACCAATGCATTAATAAATTTCCCTCCGCTTTCATTGTAAACACTATAAGGAACTCCCATAAAATAAATAGATAAACCTACAAGTATTACACTCGTTACAAGAGGCGTTAATATTGGAAGTTTTGTTTTATTATAAATATAGTATGATATTATATATGCTATTAAAGTTATTACTATTGAAATTAGAGGGTTGTCTTGAAATAGTGCTGTCATTTTATTTTCCTTTTTTTATTAACTATGTTTTCAAAAAACTGTGCAGATAAACCAGTTGCAGCCATTATCACCACAACAAAAAATATGCATATTATGAGA
It encodes the following:
- a CDS encoding transcriptional repressor — translated: MNNTRNTIQKQVILNAVRELKNHPTSEEVYNYIKPNFPSISLGTVYRNLNLLSENNEIQKISIIDDAVRFDHITNEHYHFQCDKCKKLIDINLPYNKDLDEAVSKKYNVEIDKHDIVFIGICNSCKSE
- a CDS encoding bifunctional 5,10-methylenetetrahydrofolate dehydrogenase/5,10-methenyltetrahydrofolate cyclohydrolase, whose protein sequence is MPANILDVRELSKTIRAEIKEKVAFLIKKPRIDFVYFDDDKSTELYFTHAKKMAENAGMIGELHKLNTNTTEKDFITLIEYLNEEKDISGIMLQMPLPKHIRRELVYETISTKKDIDAISNLNLGRILTSNDELIPCTVKSVMTILEHYNVKIEGANAVVVGRSEIVGKPLALSLLNKSATVTIAHSKTKDLKSVCKNADILCVSIGKAEFIDAEYIKDNAVVIDIGINVLEDGSIKGDVKFDEAVNIASMITPVPNGVGSLTTTMLLSNLLYLHTKYNNN
- a CDS encoding LrgB family protein yields the protein MTALFQDNPLISIVITLIAYIISYYIYNKTKLPILTPLVTSVILVGLSIYFMGVPYSVYNESGGKFINALVGPATVVLALPIYRNLPILKANLLVILFSIAIGSAIGIVGIYFTAKVMGVSENILLSLLPKSITTAIAVDVADSIGGVKSITVLAVVISGVAGAIIAPIVFKIFRIKSPLAKGISIGTASHAVGTSKAIEMGETEGAMSGLAIGIAGALTVVLLPILYKLLVTIW